Part of the Mytilus trossulus isolate FHL-02 chromosome 2, PNRI_Mtr1.1.1.hap1, whole genome shotgun sequence genome is shown below.
CTTAAGTAATCTTTTGTTAGGGAGGATGTTGTTGCATCTAGACACCTATTTTTTTAACAGtcatttaattaaaatgacTATATCCACACTGATGCTTACGGGAGAGAAACCTCCACCAAAAAGTGGCTTTAACCAATTGATTAaagataaactcatcacagataccaggattataattatgAATGCAACGCACGTCTTTTTCAACAAAAGATTATGTTACGCTCGATTCAAGTATATTCTAAGAAAACACCAGAATATATACGAAATGGGCACTCAAAACTCATAAGCTGTTCGATTTTTTCCCCAGTGAAATATGCAAAACAGTTACATATGAATACgtttgtttgtaaatataatgtcCTAAGGACAATCCATAGCTTTCTATGATACCCTTTTAATAAGTAACAATGCAATAACTAACTATGACATTATCATCTTACTTATTCATAAACCTAAAGAATGCCTGAAGGGCGTCTGAGTCGACAGAACTCTTGCAGACTTCTAAATCAACTGCTGGGTAGTAGTGAATATAGTTCACACACATTTCTTCTTTGATAGAAAAGCCAccctaaaaataaagattgttcCGAGGAAGGCTACATTTATATAAGttgtttaaataaaggcaacagtaggataccgctgttcgaaattcacaaatcgattgagaaaaaaataaatccggataacaaattaaaactgaggaaacaaaacaaagataagAGGTGAACagcgacacaacagaaacacaaaaatgaaacacacaaagaaacaaattattacaTAACAATAACCATTTTGTACAGGGATATTTCTGTTACATAGTTCCTAAAcgaaacaaacaattaaaacaacttGTAAGACTTTATTTTAAGTATTGTTTGATAAACTGTTAGTTTGGAATTCAAATGCATATCCTCgttgtaaaaaaatgtatgtgtttCTACGTATTGTTTGTCAATGAATACAATTGTCCCATGGCAGTTCTATTATAAATACGTTCTCCGACgtttatttcaagtttttaaaactGACAAAGAATATGTCAAAGTATGAGACATGTATATATCAGCATTTAAGACTATTTTTTACTTCTTCTGGTTGCATTAACTAGTAAACGAATTTGTGGTTGAAACTGTCATTTTTATCTTAACATCATCTGATCAATCTTTATAATATTATGCATAAGTTGTTTTGTTATGTTCAGTTTTTCAGTAATGAATTCATTACTATTCAGACAACTCCTTGCAGTCAATTCGGTCCGGTTCAGTAGCTTGTCATAGAATTCGGTATGCTGTTGATCTGTATAAAAGAATTCAACTTCTGAGCAATGAGCGAAAAAAGTACTAGACAGTAAGCGAATAATCTGAATAAACAGCATTCAATTAACTGCAGTCCTTAGgtctgaaatttgaaattggcaaaacaaaaaattactttaCAATATTCTGTTCAGTCTTTTATGAGCTGTTTATATCAAATGATCGCTTAAGATTGATATTCGTTTAATAGCGTTGAATAACATGAGGCATAGCCTCAAATTTGCATATATGTTATGTtggcatgtggagcaggatctgcttacccttccggagcacctgagatcacccctagtttttggtggggttcgtgttgtttattctttagttttctatgttgtgtcatttgtactattgtttttctgtttgtctttttcatttttagccatggcgttgtcagtttgttttagatttacgagtttgactgtccctttggtgtctttcgtccctctttttttggTAAAACACACACCAAAAAACTTATACTACATTCATAATTTTTCTCTTGGAACGCGACTCTAGTATTATTAAAACGCACTTAAGGGAAATAAATAATCATACTGGCCCGAGATTGAAGTCATTCTGAACACAAATATATAGGGACAGCTTCAAATTGAGGGgttatatattcaatttgaCAGATTAACCCATACtcatttttgacctttttcaactGAACCATATCACTTATCTACCTGTTAATTCATGTCCCAGTTTTTTCTCAAAGTGTAAAAGAGTGCTCCTACTATCAGCAtagttttatcaaaaatataccGCAATGTATTTTgtcatcaaatttaaatttctgtaaattcagTCTGGTGTAATTAAAACTGAAGTTTAAGGTCATCAAACTGATGTTTCAAACATTTACAATTCTAACTTAATTGTAATGCTGATTAATCTCAGCATATGCTAAATTCAAAAGATTGCTTACTAATGTGATGTTCTCTCTATCAAGTGTACTATCCTCACATGTAGTTATAAGACTGTCTCCCTAAAAATAATAAGGCAGTATAGCATATATGACTTACAAAAATTGGCATAGTTTTCGAAATTCATCCCTTTAAAATACTTTTGCGTTTGTTTCAGTCGTATAAAAGTCTACTTAATGTAAAACTATTGCCAGGATACGTATCGCAGGTCTTAAAGTGTTTCAAATCGATcttaaacatttatcaaactttttttatttttaaaaagactaaattattgattaaaaaCACAAATGAGTGCTCTAATCTGCAAAGTATTTACAGCTTTTGTTCAAATACATTACAGTCATAATTGCTATCATTTCTCATATTCTTAAGTAAGATGAACCATgtgcttttaaaaatattatagcTGTCAGTGACATTCGTACATACAGCAAACATgaaatattccttttttttatattgattgttttctttattactttattcttttaaaatgattacacCTACTGGTAAAACAACGACCGGTTCTTGTAGTCTTCTTATCTCTTGAAAATGTGGACTATAATGATTGTCTCTATTCAGTTCTGGTAATTCTTTTCCATTCCTGACATGCTTTGTGTATACACGTTTCCCTGTCATATGCGTGTGCAATTGAGAAGCATATATGTGTATGCCTGTTCTTGGTAACGcctgtaaaatgaaaaatatatatatatatatatttattgagaAGCGAAAACTTGACAGCTAGGAACTTATAGCTGGGTTTATACAAGTATGCAAACCTTAAGTGTATCAACAAATCTGTTTGCCAATACGTTAATTTGATATCATGGTTTTGTTGCAATTAACATGATTTACATTTGTAAacgaaaaatgttttctttaaattaccTCAATCGAAATTGAATATGTTACTAGATCTCAGctagtttatttaaaaagctgttgtttaatatatcatttaatacATGATTCTCACAGTTCGTGTGCAATCCGCGATACAGTATCCTGTCAGAGAAAACAAGTTCTGGTTTGGAGGAATCGCCATTTTGTTTGTGTATTCCAACCCCAGCTCCATTATCCCCGAATCAAATTTTCTCAGTTTACTTGTAACATACAAACGGATACCAGACGAATCTTTCATACCTGTAAATAATTATAGTATATTAATAAGGCTAAAACAAAATTGATGCAAAATGGATAAACATATTACATGCTAAAACATCGGTTGAAATATTTGCGTTATAACAGTATAAAACTGAATGCGAACAGAGAACATCAACATATTTGCATAGAGCATTTGGAATGTactaattgaaaaatttcagCTAATCGAATGTGTCTTAGGTCATGGCAACAtaccaaatacattttttatctgACAATAAGTTACATTTTTATCACAGTGACTTCTCTCGAGGGGTCAGTGAGTGTCGTTTTGCAATATATAATATCTCTCTCTGTATAAAACATTGAAACTACATCGTCACTATTAGATTTGTTTTAGAATGCTCGTAAATTAGTAAGTCTTTGAAGCCAGTGCCTTTTCGATATAAGATATGGTAACTGTCATATCTTATAAACAGAATTATGTATACAGACAATAACTGTTGATGATGGCAAATACAACTAAGGTGATATTCATGAATTAATTATGATCTAGATAATGAGTTGTTCAAGACAGAACAAATGACCACTTTGAATTCAGTGAATAATTCCTACATATATAGGTTCTAAAAAGCTGCAAAAATTCCATAGCAGCATCGTATTTCATCTGAATAGCTGAACGTTCTTGTTAAAGCTAGTTTGTATAACGAAATATTGCGTGAATCtacgtaaaatatattttcattacacTCATAAGCGTGTTTAAGCGGCTTTTTAGGCATATTATTTggatattgtatatatatcttttagaatattttctttaatagaAGTGACAATAATGATGGTCTTTTTAAAGGGCCCTTTCAAAACAATAAGTATCTCTCTGACATGTCTTAAATCAGTACATGCATAGATAACCTAGTTTTCCTTTAATAACAAAGACTAAtgaaaaacacattattttgtaaCCGTTAGCAATAATGCATGTGCAAACATCTTCATTTTCCTTTATTATGATAGATCTTCCGACTATTTGACATTTGACCTAAATAGCTATTCAGCCAGCTATATAAACAGTTCTGTTCTCAAAAACCATGACAAGGGTATAAAAGGTAGACAATTAATTATTATGctccacctacaatagtagaggggcattcagttttctggtctgtgcgtccgttcgtctgtccgtcgtatcgttcgttcgttcgttcgtctgtcccgcttcaggttaaagtttttggtcaaagtagtttttgatgaagttgaagtccaatcaacttgaaacttaatatgcatgtgccctatgatatgatctttctaattgtaatgccaaattagagttttgatcccaatttaacggttcactgaacatagaaaatgatagtgcaaattgcaggttaaagttttttgtcaaagtagtttttgataaagtagaagtccaatcaatttgaaacttagtatacatgatAAGAtccttctaattttaatgccaaattagagaatttattccaatttcactgTCCACTAAACATGGAAAATGACAGTGCGAGTGGGttatccgtgtactgtggacacattcttggttttttttcaatgattatGCAGGGATAACAAACGAGAATCATCTTTCaaaattaattcttaaattgCTGTATTAATTACAGAGGAACTAATTTAATAATTGCctttacttttatacatgtgCTAGCGATATGCTTTGTCATTACTGTTACCTTGGGTCAGCTGTGGGTTATTATAATGTACCTCTAGCAACACAAATCTACGTTACAGTTACCTTGGGTCAGCTGTGGGTTATTATAGTGTACCTCTAGCAACACAAATCTAGACCAACCATCACCGCCTACTGGTGTTCCAGCTTCCTCTGGTAATGTAACAGACTACAATATATTATCTAAGTAACAATGGTGCTGAAAAAATATTGCTTTACCAATACCCATGGGTAAagaattttataattgaaatgtGCAAATACCTGCACATTTTGATAAGACAACGAATTAGAGGATTATTTTCGCAAACGTACAACATTATTGTAGAGTTAAAAATCTGTTTGTATGACGCATATGGAAAAAAACTGGCTGTAAATTATATAAGACAAGTGAGGTCTTTTTGGtttggcatatatatttgtattgcatCGCCATGATGGCTCTTGTCTTACCTAGCACTTATGTTCTAAttaattatttgtatacaaTATAGAGTAATTACAGAGTAATAACAGAGTCACTGTAAATTATTCTTCCAATATTTCAAGCAAGTCAATAATATGCAACACAACTTGCATTTAGGTTGGTAGAATGTGAACATGAAGGGAGCGTAAGATAAACAGGCGGAAAGAGAAAGAGATAAGTCTGATAATAAGACACATAAGAAACATTTTACTTCCTTCTTATTGTATAAAACTATTCTTTCGCTCtgtcaatttaaataaattctgttaaattatagttatttaaaatctttatcgtcatggatattttttattttggaattgATCGCGACCTATGTGTACTAGTATCTATTACTTACTGATGCGCCCATTGCCCATGCGCCAATGACTTTACGACAGATTGACAACCCTGGTGGTTTTCCTTCCGCTAAACCAGGACCATTATATGATGGTACAACTTCGTTTGGTCCGGCTTCACAATGAAATAGTTCCATGTGGTGAACAAGATGTTCGTGGCCTTTTTCGATGATCCCTTCATACTACGAGAACACGTAGGAAAAAGGTTTATATATTAAAGtcttgttataattttaagatGATAAAAACATGGATATTGAGTGGCAACATAATAACTACATTAACTCTTTCAAAAAATTGCTATATATTGGAATTTGCGTGTTATTTCTCAGTtctttttcagttaaaaaaaatatagttattgTGACGTCTTTTTTCACTGCACCAGTACACATTCTTTGTTTGGAGACCAACTGAAGCCCACTTTCTGGTGCTGGATTTTCTCGGTGTGTTGGAGACTTATTGGTGGcctttgtgttgttttttgctAATTGGTCGGGATGATGTCTTTTCGAAACATTTCCCATTTTAATTCCCAATTTCATCATAAAAactatcatattttaaatacataatatgattgGAGAACGTTTGCTTGGTTTGATTCAGATTTACTTCATACATTTTTAGGTTTCTCATTGTAATGTTACCTTGATGATATGATGTTTCCGTTTGAAATCTGGTAACTTCGTTAGATACCACCAGTAAGTAGTATCAGTTGATGGAACtgttatctataaatatatatagacaGGAACTTAAACATTATCACACATTTGGAactaaaagaggggcgaaagatttcaaagggacagtcaaactcataaatttaaaacaaactgacaacgccatgcaTGGTGTCATCAAAACCgtgattataacattttaagtTCGTCGATAATCTTGTATGCTATTGGCATGTGCCTAGATTGATTTCTATGCCATCAATATTTTGATCAATCCTAAAAATTTACACTACGATTTTTTTTGCAGATTAAGAAGTCAAACtatttaaaactgaataaagAAAGCCATTCTATAAAAGTTTAATACAATTTATGAtctgtttactttatttgataatatttaagGAAATAAAGCCGTTCCAATTATTAGATACCAATATGCTAaagtgcaaaataaaattgtgatTTCGCCTATAAACAGGTCATTGGACTTAATTGTTGCAGACCATTGCGTATTTGCGTTACCTAGTAGAATACATACCTCTTGGTTCGTGACGTCAATTACCGATGTGTCGTCTGGCATGTTCACATCTGGAatatctggttttaaaatttgaactcTTTGCAAGCCTTTCTTATTCTCTAAAGTGTTGATCCGTTTGGGATATCCGTAGCCAGTGAAAAATATAATGTGTGTCGTTCCATTCTGTTAAACATACAAATAGTTTTATTACATTCTACTTATTTTATACATGTGACGAAACAATGTATCTTGGAAtaggctcctgggtataaatcaattttttttctaatataggatttcgctatatttttctctaaataaactttatcctatacctaacagaaaaataaaataaaaatatggggttACTGTTCATTTAGGCTCACAATCTGCCATCGAAAAaagcatgcatttttgtttaggtactttttttctgttgaactaataggagagaaaaaaggtaaaatcgaaataaaaaaagaacctaatataagaaattgcttaaattttacaattgtttagtttaagtgcagcttatttgaaaaaaatgataaaaaaaatataggtcaccgataagtttaaaaagatatttcaattttaatgccaaaaaatctcattttttttcaccgaagggagataatttggagctttttcaatgatatcaaaattttaaaaatcatttgggGCTAAAACGCCTTGAttttttgggttgatttttttaccaTAACATAATGTTACAACTTATAatgtaatgaataaaatttgttatgaaaaataaatgtttaaatatttgctGATTTTTGTTGTACCTACGAGCCTCCTTAAGTGAATCATGAGCTTTTGTATTTGTTCCTTTTATTCAAGATTGAATAAAGTGATATTGCGAAGTGTACAACAGTCTAAAAAATAGTCGAACATCCTGTTTCCCCCATAATATGattgaattataaatttataattacaaTATGATCAATTATACAAGATCGCATATATGAAAACATTCTGTCAAAGAGTGTCAGAGGAGTTGCATTCAAAAAGTGTCATTGTTGTAATATAGCATTGGCGAATCCAAATGGGGTTTCCGGGGgttgaacccccctttttttcttggccgataaatgcatttgaatgggaacatatagtTAGAACCCCACCCCTTTTGTCTTGGGttaggaccccctttttttaaatgactggatccgcccctgtacaATAGTAAAATAATGATCATATCTTAATGACAGTCTTATCAGGTCAACTATTTCTGTGAACAAACAATCCTAGCAAGTACGAGTGCTTTCTGTTAAAAGGTGTCAAAAAAGTTTCGTGCACAAAGTAACCAGATTTCTCTCAAACGGTCTCTTGAGTATTTGTGTGTTTCGCGGGACAAACgtacgaacagacggacgaataTAGACCATCACCACCATCCTAACTCATCCCAGCCCCCACCCCAAAGCGTGTGCAAGGTGGtcaaaaacttttcaaaataaaaatgtatacgaAAACTGCTGCACTAGAATGTTCTTACTTATcattgtttttcaaatgtttaacaaCAAAATGGGTCCCGAATCAGTTTTGTGATATAAACCGCGTTTTAACTAAAACTTACGTCTAGCTTGTAATCGTCTCCGTCACATGTATCGAACTTCCTAATGAATTCTAGCGTAAATCTGTTATATTTCCACTTTACAGTACGAGTCCGGACGTAGTTTTGGTTTTGGTCAATGTGTATGTATCCTTTATTGTCTGTA
Proteins encoded:
- the LOC134706130 gene encoding dopamine beta-hydroxylase-like: MDKSLNLLWNVNYADELVKFRIQGKLRPNEWLSFGFSDYGECENADMVLFWKDLFGNTMFKDAHTDNKGYIHIDQNQNYVRTRTVKWKYNRFTLEFIRKFDTCDGDDYKLDNGTTHIIFFTGYGYPKRINTLENKKGLQRVQILKPDIPDVNMPDDTSVIDVTNQEITVPSTDTTYWWYLTKLPDFKRKHHIIKYEGIIEKGHEHLVHHMELFHCEAGPNEVVPSYNGPGLAEGKPPGLSICRKVIGAWAMGASSVTLPEEAGTPVGGDGWSRFVLLEVHYNNPQLTQGMKDSSGIRLYVTSKLRKFDSGIMELGLEYTNKMAIPPNQNLFSLTGYCIADCTRTALPRTGIHIYASQLHTHMTGKRVYTKHVRNGKELPELNRDNHYSPHFQEIRRLQEPVVVLPGDSLITTCEDSTLDRENITLGGFSIKEEMCVNYIHYYPAVDLEVCKSSVDSDALQAFFRFMNKRYKDNTSSTQNVAENYQSIKWSDRASQMLSTFYDIAPLSMQCNRSDGTRFPGDWNNEDIPIITLQIKAQRDSC